The following coding sequences lie in one Vibrio sp. ED004 genomic window:
- a CDS encoding IS110 family transposase codes for MTIATLGIDLAKSSFALHGVDSSGKVLLKKNISRKKLSETLNNMPPCLVGMEACSSAHYWARVFKQFGHDVKLMPPQFVKPYVKSNKNDTADAEAICEAVTRPNMRFVPIKSIEQQSILSVHKARERLVSVKTGQTNQLRGLLAEFGLVFPKGSASLNKQIPMVLEDAENNLSPSVRCLVAHLKELIDELSSRISALTKEIEQWHSTNVDSKRIAEIPGIGPITATALVASIGDPASFNNGRQVSAWIGLVPKQFSTGGKQVLLGISKRGDGYLRRLLVHGARAVLGHLKQQSTTYTHRWLNDLLKRKHKNVAIVALANRNARIAWALLANQQHYNPELLSI; via the coding sequence ATGACCATTGCAACTTTAGGTATCGACTTAGCTAAATCTTCTTTTGCTCTTCACGGAGTAGATTCATCAGGTAAAGTTCTTTTGAAGAAAAATATCAGCAGAAAGAAGTTGTCCGAAACGTTGAACAATATGCCTCCTTGTCTTGTTGGTATGGAAGCTTGCTCCAGTGCTCATTATTGGGCAAGAGTATTCAAGCAATTTGGCCATGACGTTAAGCTTATGCCTCCGCAGTTTGTTAAGCCCTATGTGAAATCAAATAAGAACGATACCGCTGATGCTGAAGCAATCTGTGAAGCGGTAACTCGTCCTAACATGCGTTTCGTACCCATAAAATCGATTGAACAGCAATCAATCCTTTCTGTTCACAAAGCTAGAGAAAGATTAGTATCAGTGAAAACTGGCCAAACTAATCAATTACGTGGGTTGCTGGCTGAGTTTGGTCTTGTCTTTCCTAAAGGAAGTGCATCACTTAACAAGCAGATCCCTATGGTTTTAGAGGATGCTGAAAATAATTTGTCTCCATCGGTTCGCTGTTTGGTTGCTCATTTAAAAGAACTGATTGATGAGCTTTCTTCACGAATTAGTGCGTTAACAAAAGAAATTGAACAATGGCACAGTACGAATGTTGATTCTAAAAGAATTGCAGAGATCCCTGGAATTGGCCCTATAACTGCCACCGCACTTGTTGCCAGTATAGGTGACCCCGCATCTTTTAATAATGGACGGCAGGTATCTGCATGGATTGGACTTGTACCTAAGCAGTTTTCAACGGGTGGCAAACAAGTATTGCTTGGTATAAGCAAGAGGGGGGATGGCTATTTACGAAGACTACTAGTGCATGGTGCAAGAGCTGTTCTCGGACACTTAAAACAACAGTCAACCACTTATACTCACCGCTGGTTGAATGACTTACTGAAACGAAAACACAAGAATGTGGCAATAGTCGCATTGGCTAATCGGAATGCTCGAATTGCATGGGCTTTATTGGCTAATCAGCAACATTACAATCCTGAATTACTATCTATCTAA
- a CDS encoding porin family protein: protein MLKSTFLLGLVGLVSFPTFAANIEGGSYIGAGFGVHQDSDTDGGGNLDAESMGYSVYGGYQFNRIIGVELGYTDYGDYDSKVGDKVFSPTALSVSANVGYTFDNSIRPFFVAGLSYVDLNSGKGSNYKIDDDSGAGFHFGIGVEYTPIDRLTLRLISQADAVNIEFTDNNGKRLKSRDTAFSTVMIGASYDF from the coding sequence ATGCTTAAATCTACATTTCTATTAGGCCTAGTTGGTTTGGTTTCATTTCCTACATTTGCTGCGAATATCGAAGGAGGCTCATACATTGGGGCCGGCTTTGGTGTCCATCAAGATTCAGATACCGATGGTGGTGGCAATCTAGATGCTGAAAGCATGGGATATAGCGTTTATGGTGGTTATCAATTTAACCGCATAATCGGTGTTGAACTTGGCTACACCGATTATGGTGACTACGATTCGAAAGTTGGTGACAAAGTGTTCTCTCCAACAGCATTGTCTGTTTCGGCTAATGTCGGTTACACATTTGATAATTCAATACGACCTTTCTTTGTTGCTGGACTTAGCTATGTTGACCTGAATTCTGGTAAGGGTAGTAATTACAAAATTGATGACGATTCTGGTGCCGGTTTCCATTTCGGAATTGGCGTTGAATATACTCCAATTGACAGGCTTACGTTACGTCTGATTTCACAGGCAGATGCCGTAAATATTGAATTCACTGATAATAACGGTAAAAGACTTAAAAGCAGAGACACAGCGTTTAGTACCGTTATGATAGGTGCTTCGTACGACTTCTAG
- a CDS encoding helix-turn-helix domain-containing protein: MKHDFPSLINSTSNARLKIRYLAVSHFVDGKSHLEIAKYLKVSRVSVNKWVKAYLDNGLEGLQEKTYSGRPHRLTDEQKSQFKEYVVEHAINKNGGRLQAKEVGLYIESNFDTSYKKSALYQLLHDTALSWITTRSKYSKQSVMSDTFKPSPKKTRPQ; this comes from the coding sequence ATGAAGCATGATTTTCCGAGTTTGATTAATTCCACATCCAACGCTCGACTTAAAATACGTTATTTGGCTGTTTCTCATTTTGTTGACGGTAAAAGTCACCTTGAAATAGCTAAGTACCTTAAAGTTAGCAGAGTAAGCGTTAATAAATGGGTTAAAGCATATCTCGATAATGGTCTTGAAGGGCTTCAGGAGAAAACATACTCAGGTAGACCTCACCGCCTAACTGACGAACAGAAATCGCAATTCAAAGAATATGTTGTCGAACATGCCATTAATAAGAATGGTGGTCGTCTCCAAGCGAAAGAGGTTGGGCTTTATATAGAAAGTAATTTCGATACATCATATAAAAAGTCAGCGCTCTATCAGTTATTACACGATACCGCTCTGAGTTGGATTACTACTCGCTCTAAATATTCTAAGCAGTCAGTTATGAGTGATACCTTTAAACCAAGCCCTAAAAAGACTCGTCCCCAATAA